A window of Micromonospora eburnea genomic DNA:
GCGGCGCGTCGACGACGACGCACTCGGTGTCGTCGCCGATCACCCAGACGTTGTTGTCGACGTCGAAGGTCTGCCCGTCCAGCGAGAACGTGCCGGAGGTGACGGTGTGGTCGACGCGGGCGGTCACGGGAAGATCACCACCGAGCGGAGCACGTCGCCGTGGTGCATCCGGGTGAACGCCTCCTCGACCTGGTCGAGGGCGATCTCCTCGGTGACGAACGCGTCCAGGTCGAGACGGCCCTGCCGGTACAGCTCGGTGAGCATCGGGAAGTCACGGCTCGGCAGGCAGTCGCCGTACCAGCTGGACTTGAGCGCGCCGCCGCGACCGAAGACGTCCAGCAGCGGCAGCTCGATCCGCATCTCCGGGGTGGGTACGCCCACCAGCACCACCGTCCCGGCCAGGTCCCGGGCGTAGAAGGCCTGCTTCCAGGTCTCGGGGCGGCCCACCGCCTCGATCACCACGTCGGCGCCGAACCCGCCGGTCGCGGCGCGGATCGCCTCGACCGGGTCGTCCTCGGAGGCGTTGACGGTGTGCGTGGCGCCGAACCGGCGCGCCCAGTCGAGCTTGCGGGAGTCGGTGTCGACCGCGATGATCGTGGTCGCCCCGGCCAGGGCCGCGCCGGCCACCGCGGCGTCGCCGACGCCGCCGCAGCCGATCACCGCGACCGAGTCGCCCCGGGTCACCTGGCCGGTGTTCATCGCCGCGCCGAGCCCGGCCATCACCCCACAGCCGAGCAGACCGACGGCGGCGGGCCGGGCGGCCGGGTCGACCTTGGTGCACTGACCGGCATGGACGAGGGTCTTCTCGGCGAACGCGCCGATGCCGAGGGCGGGTGTGAGCTCGGTGCCGTCGGTGAGGGTCATCCGCTGGGCGGCGTTGTGGGTGTTGAAGCAGTACCACGGGCGGCCCCGGCGGCAGGCCCGGCACTGCCCGCAGACCGCCCGCCAGTTGAGCACCACGAAGTCGCCGGGGGCCACGTCCGTGACGCCCGGCCCGACCTGCTCGACGATCCCGGCGGCCTCGTGGCCGAGCAGGAACGGATAGTCGTCGGTGATGCCGCCCTCGCGGTAGTGCAGGTCGGTGTGGCACACCCCGCAGGACTGGACCCGGACCACCGCCTCGCCCGGCCCCGGGTCCGGCACCACGATCGTGGTGACCTCCACCGGCGCGCCCTTGCGCCGCGACACGACTCCCCGGACTTCCTGGCTCACGGTCCCTCCCGCCTGCGTCGGTCTCCTACCCCGTGAACCTACCGCCGATCACCACGGTGGCCCACCCGGTGCGCGGCGGTTATCTCGCGCGTCCCCGGGTACGCGGGAGTCGTTCTCCGGATCCGACGGGAGTGATCATGAAGCTGACGCACACGCCGCTCCGGCTCAGCATCGGCGCGTTCATCCTGAATTCCGGGCTCAGCAAACGCGGCCTGGAGGGCGAGTCGGCGCAGGCGGTGCACGGCATGGCCGTCGGCGCGATCCCCCAGCTGAAACAGATCGAGCCGGACCGGTTCGGAAAACTGCTGTCCCGGGGCGAGATCGCCCTCGGCGCCGCGCTGCTCACGCCATTCGTGCCGTCGCTGCTCGCCGGTGCGGCGTTGACCGCCTTCGGCGCCGGGCTGGTGCAGCTCTATCTCAAGACACCCGGTATGCGGGAGGAGAACAGCCTGCGCCCCACCCAGGCCGGCACCGGCATCGCCAAGGACGTGTGGCTGGTCGGCGCGGGACTCACCCTGATGCTGGACTCGCTGACCCACGGTCGAAGGCACCGCTGACACCAGGTCGGCCGATTGGACGGCGGTCAGGTGCCGGCGGGCGCGGGGACCGCGCCGGCGGCGCTCTCGGCCGCGTACCGGCGGCGGGCGGCGTTGCGGTAGCGGAGCACCTGTACCGCGCCGAGTGCCCAGAGCAGGTACTGCACGGCGAACGCCCAACGGAACGCGTCCAGCGGCGGGGCGCTCCGGCCGGCCGGGGTGGCCAGGTCGAGGACCACGCCGACCGCCAGCACCAGCAGGATCGAGGCGACGAACCCGCCGACGTTGACGATGCCGGTGGCACTGCCGATC
This region includes:
- a CDS encoding S-(hydroxymethyl)mycothiol dehydrogenase; its protein translation is MSQEVRGVVSRRKGAPVEVTTIVVPDPGPGEAVVRVQSCGVCHTDLHYREGGITDDYPFLLGHEAAGIVEQVGPGVTDVAPGDFVVLNWRAVCGQCRACRRGRPWYCFNTHNAAQRMTLTDGTELTPALGIGAFAEKTLVHAGQCTKVDPAARPAAVGLLGCGVMAGLGAAMNTGQVTRGDSVAVIGCGGVGDAAVAGAALAGATTIIAVDTDSRKLDWARRFGATHTVNASEDDPVEAIRAATGGFGADVVIEAVGRPETWKQAFYARDLAGTVVLVGVPTPEMRIELPLLDVFGRGGALKSSWYGDCLPSRDFPMLTELYRQGRLDLDAFVTEEIALDQVEEAFTRMHHGDVLRSVVIFP